ttttcacactggatttcttcaagacgagcgtgcttttcaataattattcgaagatctccctctgtattaggcacgcttccatgaatctcaacaaatagtagactcattcggtctaatccccacttgtagcagttgatacttaccactggttccacacttcctatggcttggcagattttgtgccatctgttagtgtattccctcgtggtttccttgtagccaatttccagtgaaaagagcttatccattccggtgttaacatccttgttgtacatgtaagttcttaagaacttttctgcgagttggtcgtaggagtggatggagtctggcggcagattatcaaaccaagacaatgccgatcccttcaggcttgatgggaagtatctacagagtacggcgtcgttctgactccatctagctaagacacggttataataccgaatatgtgcagcgggatcactggatccgtcattgcattcgaacgtcgggacagggcacttcagcggaataggggtgttggccaggcgatgagttagaggcgtggagttagcctctctcatgacctcttctaaccttcccccgccttgtctactttttaattgcctgatctctgccatcatctcatcacgcagctcttccatcgcgcggtggtgccctacgctcttctgctcgtgatagtccGACTCTCCgtcattataatccgggtcgggtgcgctacttcccctagacgtgtctccattagctgctacgatgactcttcggtctcgatttggttctggtgcctttgaatttgcttcatcaagtggttggctggtcttcgtgctttgggaaatccggtcttttaaatcttggttttctctgtCCAGCAGAGCTActgcatctgcgtaaacctgctggctcttcttcaattattcaagctcagccatcaatcgatgtgattggtttgacccctgattgagAGTCCCAGCTTGTgatactacggccatggtgccaccTTCTTCTACGGTTTGCACTAAGGGGGGttgaggttcagcttcgattgttggcatttccagaTCGGgctgagtgcccatctgcggtgttaaagccgccggcacagtttgattctgatcgtttgttgatggtattccgaaggttggcgggtgcgcgggttgatgtgttccggattcatccaccctttcttttggttggtgaaattgattcgtagcaagagttttgctggcttccgcagcctttAAGGCTGCCGCTGACGTACTGTACTTTGTTtccgctgctctgagggccgcggctgcaacggagttagcgttcataggcgaagtgatctccgcagtatcctgcctctgactagtcattttggctttgtctcctttctgcttgctccgggtgatgaccggggttgtccttggtgcttcctttgacgaggctttggattttcctgcttcctgcatcttttccatcgtgggtccttttgtcgtcttctttctgcacaagggaatttcaaacagcgagaaacagaaatgtccgtgcggatcgggttagtttgcgaaataccttactccaagacagggaaaaactgcccgagggccacgtgaaaggatccctttgaaaatgcacgtagatctttttgaaaattttcgaaaacccaccggaaagacaggtccgtacgagatctaaaaaatgtaaatccatggatctaagcaataaatcttttaatcaGTTTAAATTGCTTTGAATATGGCAAAGTTTAACAAAAGGTAAATACTGCTAGagctaatgaagcagagcaatcatatgctagtttaagatgaaatcacaggataaaataaatcttttaccgggacgaagtccctgtttctagcgccaaattgtgaacacgtaaatcacgaaggcatctatatgttcacaaaaaaTGTTCGCACTCTATGTGCCCACTCGGAATGATGAAATGACtactgattccttggctcaaaaccttcgggtttttcatagcctcatctaatatcatcactagaggcgttcacatagaggaagataaagaaaacgtggTACAAAAGTAAAATTCGTGGAGTATCAAATGAACGTATagtactgaaatgtaaataagactcggatttacgtggttcagcactaaggcctacatccacggggttgtcgttttcactatgcattgatgattacagaggtagtcgaatgactttggagtctaCATTGGTTTGTGAATTATAAAAGATAAACTTACACTTACAATTCTCCTCTCTCTTTTCTCCACTTTTTTTTTCGATcccccttactcttggtggagaaggggtatttatagggttagattgtgggacccgtttctgagggccgttggaaccttatcttcttgtgatttgtgtccatcacgcggaggtcttcgttcattacttaaTCACGCAGAGTAATCCTcattcgttccacgggttgatcgacacgtatattgctcagagtgtttaatgcgggtagttgagacgcatgctcgtgtcagacaagtgtcttcttcccctgtcacgtccatgtcagtcgaGCTTTTCTTCAccattgatcttggcttcttttggggatgagataaagtaactcttcgggagttatttggtgctccgcagtacatcgtgtttttgaTACATCTCTTatcttctgcccttggatttgttcgagCAAAGATCCGACGTCCACGGGATGGGAtgcttggctgtgggcgtgtgtcatcatgttttgatggcttggtccgcatgctctccacgtgtcttcctacatacacgtgtttgacggtgaaatatgtacacacacaaGTTTCAATTACTCTAATCTATTCAAGTGACACCAGTAAGACAACTGGGGAAGTGAGTTTCTTTTTTCCTTTGATGAAGACAAGGGAGTTTCATGTATGTCTAATGAGACAAAACtcaggtcattttgaagtaaaagaaaccaccccttaaccatgtattttctaaatggctaatatatccttgtttaattaacactaaaaaactgattagcttaattaattgcgtttagattgattaattgagtagactAAAACATGtgaatttaagttatgaaattttgtttttgattgaactcatgtgggaagatttttgatgaaaaaaatttgttttgagaattttttttgcaacggaaatgaaaacatactacccaaacacttctaaaaaggggattgcaaagctgatgtatgaaatcatactcaaaattaaagaagaaatcaatactttcagttctgaaactatgaaaagtcggcagggtcgacgaatgaagaacatgccgactatattgggccggcaaggtctacggatgaataacatgccgactatatccgGTCTGCAAGGTCGGTGcatgaagaagatgccgactttattatttttgacacacaggagactcttgtaaatgtttcactagtcggcatcttattgattttttaccttgccggttaccttatagtcggcaaggtcgacaaaaaataccttACCGACTATAGGATtgttgacatacagagaaaggtgttacaaacgcatgattagtcggcaagatattaatttcataaccttgccgactaaactatagtcggcaaggtataaggatgaataccgtgccgaccctgtaactgctgatttcagagatgaaaagtcggcacgtTATTCAACCtcataccttgccgactatattttagtcggcaaggtcgacaaaaaaaaccTTGCCGACTTTCGATTCGTTTTTAttcttcgttttcttttttttcttgatttcatcatgtatagttagagttttgaagaaagattttgaaatttttttgaataTGTTTTAGTCGGCATGATTTTTTAGTATGggcaatttggtcttttaacaccttttagacaccccttagcacactagtTTGGATGGAAATAAAATGGGTATATCCCAATTAATCTGGATATACCTCAATCTCGCCAGGATATAtatcatgattttttatttttattttctgtttttttttgtttatacgAAAATGAAGCACATAATTATTTCTCGTACTTCTCTCTTCTCTAGCTATAAAGCTTCTCCTTCCTGTTCTTGAACAACATTGTGGAGCAAAGTTCtgaaaaagaaagcaaaaagaaAGCTACAGCTACAAGTGTTGGTCTAGAAGAATATGGGAGGGCAACTCGTGAGCAAGCTGGTTGCACTTACattaatatcaagatcatctataATGTAAAATACCTCCCTCTCCAAATTTCAATCTAGATATATGTATGCTTTAGTGTTTCTTTTGGTGTTATTCAAGGGTTCTCCAACTCCAGTATCGTATCGCTATACAAGTCCATCATTTTTACTGATTTAAATATTAGCATAAGTGAGAGTGGTGGTGGTCTTGTATGGTTTGTTATTTTCATGGTTACATATTTACTGTTCCTGGTTATGTTTGTAGGTTGATAAAACGGAGCTTTTCTTCAAGATCAGGAACAACATTCAACTATGTAAGATTACGACTGCTTACTGTGCACGAAAAGATCTTGATATCAAATTCCTCAGGTTCTTATTCGGTGGTGTTGTGATTAAACCACACCAAACCCCAATCAAAGTAAAATATATTTCTTCTATTCAAACAATCATTTTACATCACAAGACATAATGTCTTGAATTTTTGGTCCAAGCTTTTTGCTTCTTAATTTTGAGATGTTTTTGGGATGGATGAATCCTTGGTTGTTGCAGCTTGGAATGCAAGACGGGGATGAAATTGATGTTATGCTGGAAGTAGGAGGAGGTGGCTATGGCTTTCACCAAACCTGAAGATGCAAAgaactagaaaagaaaaaaaaaaagatgaggaTGAACAAAGAGCAGACTTTAGCTTTACTTGAATAAATCTTACCCTGTATCTTGTCTTCTATTCTAACTTCAACGTGGTAGTCAACTTACATAGTGAAAGGAGGGGAAAATAAGGGAAAGATCTGTTCTAGAATTTTTGCTTCCGAGAAACATCTCAAGTTGTTTCATAAGTGCTGCCAAATTGAATATCAGAAAGGGCTAAGTTTCTGCAAAGATTACTTGATCTCATCCATCATTCCCACGAAGAAAAATATCTCATCATTCTACAACTTCTAGTCTTCTAGCATCACTTGGAGTAATTAAAATCCATCATAAAAACGGCAGTTCCATTAGCTTAAAAGTTGCATCATCTTTCTAATAATGTTAGTAGCTTTAAAACAGATTTGATTTCTTTTTACGAGGACCAACTACACCTCACGAAAGTTCAGCCTAAGGATTTTCCACATAGGTGCCAAGCGTAGGGTTGAACTTGAACAACATACAAGATTTTAAAGAATTTAACATAAAAGATCGGAGACCTTCAAAATCTAGGTCCTGAACAATGCTTTGGTCACTAGTGCTCATGCTGGCATTGACCTCAAGCTGGCAACTGGAGCTTCTCGTTGTTCTTCCAGCTGCAAGACACAAAAAATATGAATACATAAGGAACTCTGATTATTTTAGCCAAATGTAGAATTTTCCATCCATTTCAAAATGGAAAATAGCTGCATACCTTTGAAAGTAATAATAAAAGAAATCAGCATAGAGTAATGTCTGAACAAGGCCAGATATCCAAGCTGCATAATAGAACGACACGTTTAAACTATAAGGAAAGTGAGAGCTGGTAAACAGAAGAAATACAACGAATATACTAAATtaaattgagaaaaaaaagaTATATAGATATAATACGAGTGTGAGAAGAGTTGGGCGTACTTATCCAATGCACAAAGTGCTGCTCAGTAAAGTAACGATAAACCCAGTTGAGAATGTATAGAGATCGGTAAGCACTGCATAAGGGAAGAATGCATTACTTAAAAGGATTGAAAGAAGCAAAGAAACAAGACAACTGATGTTCTCTAGAAGAAATAGTGGTTCTGCAGTTGATTCATTTTTCATATTAAGCTGCCTAGAGGAATATAAAGAAGTTCCACGACAGAATGGCAGGAAGCAAAGACTGCAAAGTTAAGGTCAGGTAAATCAGTGTAAATCTATACACGTCAAACAACTACTTCAAAACTGCATATCGAGTAAAGAAGGATTTGGAGAAGTAGTTCACCCAAGAAGGAAAACATATTGTCCTGTTAGATTGTCGATATTTCTCGTCCTCTGCAACAACACCAGCTGAGGTAATATTGCAACAGCCTCCAAGTACAAGGAAAATGTCCACATTACCTGTTCATTCAATTTTGCAAAATTTCATTACGGACAAATTAGAAGAAAGAAAGTGATTGACAATTGTTAGATAAACTTCCAGTAAACTGGGACCAACTATAATCAACAGCAATGCCACCAAGTGTGCAGGGTTCCTTGGTAGAGCCAACTAGTGTACGCTTCAGCATTAACACCTTTTAAATCCAACATAAGACTGCCGGCTCGGCAGTTAACTTATTGTTAGTAGTATAGCTAACAATGAAGACATACCCAAATGACGAGCCCAACAGATTTAGAACAGTGATAATATGGACATAAATACAGAAGCAAGAATAAACTTAATCATAACTCATTAGCCGCAAATGATGGCTTAAAGCACATATGACGTTACCTCCTTGAAAGTGAACCTCTCGTTGATTACAAGGGCCAAGAGCACACATGGAATAACAAGAAACAAATGGCGAAAGGTATCTTGTTCTTTATCATACGATCTACGCACAACCTTGTGGCGTCTCATGTACCAAACAATTGAGAACGAGCTACCCAAAAATATCAACTTCATCATGGTATTATAAAATGATATGAAATGGGTAAATATGTCCAAGTACCGAGTTGCAAATACAAGAGCATACAGTTCTTGAGTCTTCAAAGAAACCCCTGTGTATCAAAAAAATATCAGGTATTACAATGTCTACATgccttacaaaataaaaaataaaaaatcaggtATTACAATGTCTACACGCCTTACAAAATAAAAGACCTAAACAAGAACAcctatataaataaataataaagaaaagcaAATGCAAAGTGGAAGGCTGGAAGCCATAAAGAGTGCAATGTATTGCAGATACGAAACAAGTTAATAAACTTTAGATCTAGCTAGAAacagacaaaaattaagaaagtCGGAGCTCTTCGATCAAAGGTACATTTCCAAATGGGAGCCTTTAACCGAATTCTGTCTTGCGATATAACTTAATACGTCCCTTTGATCATTTGATACACAAACACCGAGGAAGAAAAACGAAGTGATTACCAAAGATGCTAATTTATTGAACATGCCAGTGAAAGCATGAACCTAATTGGTCGAGACTGGCATTTGCTTCCTCGTACACTGAAACAAACTCACTGCCATAACTAATGGCAGCTGACAATGGAGTAACAAATTTCTGTGGACTTTTTAATTGGGGGTAGTAATAGGGCACGAAGTATGGCTTTAGTTTGGTCGGGGGAGTCTCCAACGGTGTCAACCTACCATTCTCAATTTCTAACATGAAATGTGTTTTTAGCATCTGTATCTCTTTTTCTGGTGATTTCATAACTTAAAAGCAGGGAACATCTCATCTCTATTTGCAATAGGGAATAAATTTGATGTTGAATCATCTAACATGGAACAGAAGGTCATGGGTTCCCAACACTAGATAACGGTGCGCCGTTGTATCTAATTATGAACAGCGCCTATGAAATCTAATTCCTACAAAGGAGATACAAAGCATAATGAGATCTCCACAGAAATACAAAATTTTATAGTAGTGTAATGTATTTCATTTCTCTATAGTCGTCAGTTTTCACTCCCTACTTCTTACATAAATGTTATCAAATATATTAACACGATATTTTGCACCTAATTGGTGATTCTGTAGCTCAAGAACGGACATCTATCTCTACAAACCTCTTTAattcagcaaaaaaaataaaCCATTCACATCCAACTCAATAATACAACTTGCTAACCTAGATAAACAAACCTACTTGGTGCCTTGGACAACTAATATTTTTAAGGTACTCAACAGATTCCGAACCACAAAACGATTACTATAAAAATAACTTGTACCCTAATTGCAAATCAGCTCTAAATCTCAGAATTTCTCTGATTTACAGTAATTAAAGAAAACAACATAAATTCGCAATTACAATATAACctagataccaaaaaaaaaaaaaaaacaacagataATTTAATAAAATTTTTAGATAAATGGATATGTACCGGCACAAGATTTGATAGTATGGATCTTGAGAAGGAGAACCAGAACACTAGCAAGATGGGTCATATCCCCTGCTAATCTGaagatattcatcttcttcttctccgattGTAGTCAACTATGAATAATTAGGGTTCTCAGTTTTCACCTTaaccttaaaaaaaataaaaattggagagaagaaaatgaaaaacgaGATTTGAGCGATTAGCGAAGGACAACTCGGTTAACTCGTGTGTTTTTGGTACTGGTTTCTCACCCATGCACGGGTCTGTTTTTTGCTTATGGAATAGGGAGGAAATTTAGGCTAAGGCCCGACTCATGGCTACCCATGATATCAGGCCCTTAATtaaagaaggttattattggggcgttACACTCCAATAAAGGggtttcacttggattcttaatgtccaaaaaagtggttatgggatatcctaacacatatacaaaatgtctagattaccctttaactagaagtgattttacgtccaggtt
This DNA window, taken from Papaver somniferum cultivar HN1 chromosome 3, ASM357369v1, whole genome shotgun sequence, encodes the following:
- the LOC113358297 gene encoding ER lumen protein-retaining receptor, translating into MNIFRLAGDMTHLASVLVLLLKIHTIKSCAGVSLKTQELYALVFATRYLDIFTHFISFYNTMMKLIFLGSSFSIVWYMRRHKVVRRSYDKEQDTFRHLFLVIPCVLLALVINERFTFKEVMWTFSLYLEAVAILPQLVLLQRTRNIDNLTGQYVFLLGAYRSLYILNWVYRYFTEQHFVHWITWISGLVQTLLYADFFYYYFQSWKNNEKLQLPA